A single genomic interval of Microbacterium oleivorans harbors:
- a CDS encoding ATP-binding cassette domain-containing protein has protein sequence MAAARDPHVADTHDVIRVRGARANNLVDVDVDVPKRRLTVFTGVSGSGKSSLVFGTIAAESQRLINETYPTFVQQFMAQIGRPDADALENISPAIIVDQERMGANARSTVGTATDVHAMLRILFSRIGEPFVGSPQAFSFNVPSVSGAGAVTIAVGSDAGREQRRSFQVTGGMCPRCEGLGEISDIDLGELFDRAKSLNAGAITIPGYNADGWMVRGYSESGLLDPDKPIADYSEAELHDFLYKEPTKVKIQNINMTYEGLVPRVTKSMLQKDRDALQPHIRAFVDRAVKFMPCPECGGTRLNEGARSAKVAGLSIADAAALQITDLAVWLERIDAPEVAPLLTGLRATVQSFIDIGLGYLSLDRASGSLSGGEAQRTKMIRHLGSSLTDVTYVFDEPTAGLHPHDIQRMNDLLRGLRDKGNTVLVVEHKPEVIEIADHVIDLGPGAGRHGGRVQFTGTLAGLRGSDTLTGRHLDHRAELKPRVRSATGALEIRGATEHNLRSVDVDVPRGILTVVTGVAGSGKSSLIHGSLASREGVVVVDQAPIRGNRRSSPATYTGLLDAVRSAFAKANGVKPALFSANSQGACPACTGLGVIVTKLGISASVETPCDLCDGSGFSADVLEYTLAGRNIAEVLALSAAEAVEVFPSGVAGGILGRLIDVGLGYITLGQGLSSLSGGERQRLKLAISMASQGAVYILDEPSTGLHLADVDNLLALLDRLVDAGNTVVVIEHHQAVMAHADWIIDIGPGAGRDGGLVVFEGTPSTLVDAADTLTAQHLRRYVGR, from the coding sequence ATGGCCGCTGCACGGGACCCGCACGTCGCCGACACCCACGATGTGATCCGCGTGCGAGGTGCGCGCGCGAACAATCTCGTCGACGTCGATGTCGACGTCCCCAAGCGCCGGCTCACGGTGTTCACCGGTGTGAGCGGCTCGGGCAAGTCGTCCCTCGTGTTCGGCACGATCGCCGCAGAATCGCAGCGCCTCATCAACGAGACCTACCCGACGTTCGTGCAGCAGTTCATGGCGCAGATCGGCCGCCCCGACGCCGACGCGCTCGAGAACATCAGCCCCGCGATCATCGTCGACCAGGAGCGGATGGGTGCGAACGCCCGGTCGACGGTCGGCACCGCCACCGACGTCCACGCCATGCTGCGCATCCTCTTCAGTCGCATCGGCGAGCCGTTCGTCGGGTCGCCGCAGGCGTTCTCGTTCAACGTGCCATCGGTCTCGGGAGCCGGTGCGGTCACGATCGCCGTCGGTTCCGATGCGGGTCGCGAGCAGCGGCGCTCGTTCCAGGTCACCGGCGGCATGTGCCCCCGCTGCGAAGGTCTCGGCGAGATCAGCGACATCGACCTCGGCGAGCTGTTCGACCGGGCCAAGTCGCTGAACGCGGGGGCGATCACGATCCCCGGGTACAACGCCGACGGCTGGATGGTCCGCGGCTACAGCGAGTCCGGCCTGCTCGATCCCGACAAGCCCATCGCCGACTACAGCGAGGCCGAGCTGCACGACTTCCTGTACAAGGAGCCCACGAAGGTCAAGATCCAGAACATCAACATGACCTACGAGGGGCTCGTCCCGCGGGTCACCAAGTCGATGCTCCAGAAGGACCGCGATGCGCTGCAGCCGCACATCCGGGCCTTCGTCGACCGCGCGGTCAAGTTCATGCCGTGTCCGGAATGCGGCGGCACGCGGCTCAACGAGGGTGCGCGGTCGGCGAAGGTCGCCGGGCTGAGCATCGCCGATGCCGCGGCGCTGCAGATCACCGACCTCGCGGTCTGGCTCGAGCGGATCGACGCCCCCGAGGTCGCGCCCCTGCTGACCGGGCTGCGTGCGACGGTCCAGTCGTTCATCGACATCGGGCTCGGCTACCTCTCGCTCGACCGTGCGTCCGGCAGCCTCTCGGGCGGAGAGGCGCAGCGGACCAAGATGATCCGCCACCTCGGATCGAGCCTGACCGACGTGACCTATGTCTTCGACGAGCCCACGGCCGGTCTGCATCCGCACGACATCCAGCGCATGAACGATCTGCTCCGCGGCCTGCGCGACAAGGGCAACACCGTGCTCGTGGTCGAGCACAAGCCCGAGGTCATCGAGATCGCCGACCACGTCATCGATCTCGGCCCCGGCGCCGGACGCCACGGCGGGCGCGTGCAGTTCACCGGCACCCTCGCCGGGCTGCGCGGCTCGGACACGTTGACGGGGCGTCACCTCGATCACCGGGCCGAGCTCAAGCCGCGGGTGCGTTCGGCCACGGGCGCCCTCGAGATCCGCGGTGCCACCGAGCACAACCTCCGTTCGGTCGACGTCGACGTCCCCCGCGGCATCCTCACCGTGGTCACCGGGGTCGCCGGTTCGGGCAAGTCGTCGCTGATCCACGGCAGTCTGGCGTCCCGCGAGGGCGTGGTGGTGGTCGACCAAGCGCCCATCCGAGGCAACCGCCGCAGCAGCCCGGCCACCTACACGGGGCTCCTCGACGCGGTGCGGTCGGCCTTCGCCAAGGCGAACGGGGTCAAGCCCGCCCTCTTCAGCGCCAACTCGCAGGGCGCGTGCCCGGCGTGCACGGGGCTCGGTGTGATCGTGACCAAGCTCGGCATCTCGGCTTCCGTCGAAACCCCATGCGACCTCTGCGACGGATCGGGGTTCAGCGCCGATGTGCTGGAGTACACCCTCGCCGGGCGGAACATCGCCGAGGTGCTGGCCCTCAGCGCGGCCGAGGCCGTGGAGGTCTTCCCATCAGGGGTCGCGGGAGGCATCCTCGGCCGGCTCATCGACGTGGGACTCGGCTACATCACCCTCGGCCAGGGACTGAGCTCGCTGTCCGGCGGCGAGCGGCAGCGCCTCAAGCTCGCGATCTCGATGGCCTCCCAGGGCGCGGTCTACATCCTCGACGAGCCGTCGACCGGACTGCATCTGGCCGACGTCGACAACCTCCTGGCGCTGCTGGACCGGCTCGTCGACGCGGGCAACACCGTCGTGGTGATCGAGCACCATCAGGCCGTGATGGCCCACGCCGACTGGATCATCGACATCGGCCCCGGGGCGGGGCGCGACGGAGGGCTCGTCGTGTTCGAGGGCACGCCGTCGACCCTCGTCGACGCGGCCGACACCCTGACGGCGCAGCACCTGCGGCGTTACGTCGGACGTTGA
- a CDS encoding Ig-like domain-containing protein — MKSTAWLHARPRTLLSAGVVTIAALTIGTLAVAYEGEPTTEVDLHDGGVWVTKQSSLLVGHYNNESRVLDGSLRTTAADYDVLQSGARVVVVDADGSAMSAVDPAKVVLSGTAEVQPGAQVALGADTVSVLDAAGALRTVQFAGVNGFSFEGNEPIAELGENATATVGTDGTVYAASAEGAALYAYAPIGDGTVAQTAERELEGVAEESELAITALGRTPYVLDQQTRVLYGGDGSQTTVPVDALLQRPSNDAETLTVSTPTALLRVQPGGETVTIEAGGEGVPAEPVYVGGCAYGAWSGSGMFVRDCADDADDVVQEIEGIDPAAKLEFRVNRDVVVLNDVFGGAAWLASENMQRVDNWTDITPPEGTGDEEQETTEETVETALPERTDENTPPIAVDDAFGVRPGRTTVLPVLFNDTDADGDVLVAEATSDPAFGEISAIQNGGGLQIAVPEDASGTTSFSYTADDGRGGEASATVRLTVRGEDENSPPVQQRVTPVTVEAGGTASYNVLTEWIDPDGDDIFLKSVQADGGDEVDFTSDGQVTYRAIGAVQGRKDVPIVVSDGTDDGAGVLRIDVRPPGTTLPVTNADHVVTRVGQSVTVSPLANDTSAGREPLRLTRVDEVEGATIEPDFTEQTFTFTSDAVNTYYVDYLVSAGPNSVPGLVRVDVLPAADTSLPPVAVRDVALLPTGGDVLVNVLGNDTDPAGGILVVQSVTAAPDSGVTAAVLGHETVRITDQGSLSQQTRVSYTISNGDQSATGEIVVIPIPAPDRLRPPIANNDTAVVRVGDVVTIDVLANDSHPNGDTIHVAPDLVPPLIEEADGQIFVSEDKLRFRAGDEPKTVNATYEAVDSSGQRAGAYVTIQILPRQDDVNAAPRPRDLTARTLSGSKVTIPVPLDGIDEDGDSVELIGLASSPGKGRIVSTGSNSFEYEAFDTSTGSDSFTYRVRDRLGQEGTARIQVGIAPAETTNQAPYAVKDSVIMRPGRQVAVSVLQNDSDPDGDLFNFAADALEVPDVDGLAAEVSGEQIVITAPDVPMNTSIQYTIEDTRGLTATAPVQITIEEDVPLQRPIARDDRVRAEDVDENGVSQVAVLDNDDDPDGTRSALDVTLGTGGENATVRPDGGVSVQLTEQRQLITYFITDEDGLSAAAFIHVPALVELPPSLITTEGVEVKSGETIELPLADYVRASGGREVVVTEAEKVTATHSNGASLVKDERTLVYTSAAEYFGQDALTFEVTDGTGPDDPAGRKATLMIPITVTPPDNRPPTMIGAQMEAAQGEDARTLDLAALATDPDPGDAENLRFSLVGGAPDGLTASVDGSVLSVSAGTDVAKGTALPVQVSVTDGESDPVTATITVTITASTRPLATANDDIIAQADQGATISVPVLDNDVNPFPGDALKVVGAYTETTGGDAIVSGDRVEVTSRDDFVGTLVVRYRIQDATGDPDREVEGHIRITVQGRPDAPGKPTVTSVESRTVVMSWSPPIDNGAPITGYTVRSAAGGYTKECRSTTCTLDGLTNNVEYNFIVTAANRVGESDPSLPSETARPDQRPDTPNPPSLAFGDRSLQVSWTVPRTEGSPVESYSLQISPAPPSGVAEKAGVTGTSLTWDGLQNGVQYQVRVRAHNRAPEPSGWSVWSQSMVPAGKPDAAGAPSTQRIDSVGARTQMQVSWKAPADNGDAIAGYELRVIRGGNVLQTIAVPAGQMSQAVTVDTSTSDYTFDVRARNKAGWGDRSAPSAPRRAFTPPGAPTGVSAAEGDNQVTVSWTAGALNGANPGEVSYQYSVNNAGWSSNWAAGGNNGSGTISGSQVANNGTYSVRIRAVASADASTYAGDPSAASNQVAPYGQIGNPTASATRDGNRVTVSWTSPARNGRDITTEISINGGGWQRVEANGSSPRGDVGYSSTQTIDVRTSAAGSSPTTARAEVRTPDAPPPPQPRAWVEKGTPVGGCVNGCYRLRVHTSDFPGGSYSVDCYDAGRKFNTWSGPYNVPANGTVELQCYIGADGRDVYAKIIGWGDTEHARW; from the coding sequence ATGAAGTCGACCGCCTGGCTGCACGCCCGCCCGCGCACCCTCCTCTCCGCCGGTGTCGTCACGATCGCCGCCCTCACGATCGGCACACTCGCCGTCGCCTACGAGGGCGAGCCGACGACCGAGGTCGATCTGCACGACGGCGGTGTGTGGGTCACGAAGCAGTCGAGCCTGCTGGTGGGTCACTACAACAACGAGTCCCGCGTGCTCGACGGGAGTCTTCGCACGACGGCCGCGGACTACGACGTCCTGCAGTCGGGCGCCCGTGTGGTCGTGGTCGACGCCGACGGCTCCGCCATGTCGGCCGTCGACCCGGCGAAGGTCGTGCTCTCGGGCACCGCCGAGGTGCAGCCCGGAGCCCAGGTCGCTCTCGGGGCCGACACGGTGTCGGTGCTCGACGCGGCGGGCGCTCTGCGCACGGTGCAGTTCGCCGGTGTGAACGGCTTCAGCTTCGAGGGCAATGAGCCGATCGCCGAGCTCGGCGAGAACGCGACGGCCACGGTCGGCACCGACGGCACCGTCTATGCGGCATCCGCTGAGGGTGCCGCGCTCTACGCGTACGCTCCGATCGGAGACGGAACCGTCGCGCAGACCGCCGAGCGCGAGCTCGAGGGCGTGGCCGAGGAGAGCGAGCTCGCCATCACCGCGCTGGGGCGCACCCCGTACGTCCTCGATCAGCAGACGCGCGTGCTCTACGGCGGCGACGGCTCGCAGACCACGGTCCCCGTCGATGCGCTGCTCCAGCGTCCGTCGAACGACGCGGAGACCCTCACCGTCAGCACGCCGACCGCCCTGTTGCGGGTCCAGCCCGGTGGTGAGACCGTCACGATCGAAGCCGGCGGCGAGGGAGTGCCCGCCGAGCCGGTGTACGTCGGCGGCTGCGCCTACGGCGCCTGGTCGGGCTCGGGGATGTTCGTGCGGGACTGCGCCGACGACGCCGATGACGTGGTGCAGGAGATCGAGGGCATCGATCCCGCTGCGAAGCTGGAGTTCCGGGTGAACCGCGACGTCGTCGTCCTCAACGACGTGTTCGGCGGGGCCGCCTGGCTCGCGAGCGAGAACATGCAGCGGGTCGACAACTGGACCGACATCACCCCGCCCGAGGGCACCGGCGACGAGGAGCAGGAGACGACGGAGGAGACCGTCGAGACCGCCCTGCCCGAACGCACCGACGAGAACACCCCGCCGATCGCCGTCGACGACGCTTTCGGCGTGCGACCGGGTCGCACCACCGTGCTGCCCGTGCTCTTCAACGACACCGACGCCGACGGCGACGTCCTCGTGGCCGAGGCCACCAGCGACCCGGCGTTCGGCGAGATCTCCGCGATCCAGAACGGCGGCGGGCTGCAGATCGCCGTCCCCGAGGACGCCTCCGGGACGACGTCGTTCAGCTACACCGCCGATGACGGCCGGGGCGGTGAGGCCTCGGCGACCGTCCGGCTCACCGTGCGCGGCGAGGACGAGAACTCCCCGCCCGTCCAGCAGCGCGTGACGCCCGTCACGGTCGAGGCCGGCGGCACCGCCTCGTACAACGTGCTGACCGAATGGATCGACCCCGACGGCGACGACATCTTCCTGAAGTCGGTGCAGGCCGACGGCGGCGACGAGGTGGACTTCACCTCGGACGGTCAGGTCACCTACCGCGCCATCGGCGCCGTGCAGGGTCGCAAGGACGTCCCGATCGTCGTGTCCGACGGCACCGACGACGGCGCCGGCGTGCTGCGCATCGACGTCCGCCCTCCCGGAACCACCCTCCCGGTGACCAACGCCGACCACGTCGTGACCCGGGTGGGTCAGTCGGTGACGGTCTCGCCGCTCGCCAACGACACCAGCGCCGGTCGCGAGCCGTTGCGCCTGACGCGCGTCGACGAGGTCGAGGGCGCCACGATCGAGCCGGACTTCACCGAGCAGACCTTCACCTTCACCTCCGACGCCGTCAACACCTATTACGTCGACTACCTCGTCTCAGCGGGGCCGAACAGCGTCCCCGGTCTCGTCCGCGTCGACGTCCTCCCGGCGGCGGACACGAGCCTCCCGCCGGTCGCGGTGCGCGACGTCGCGCTGCTTCCCACCGGCGGCGACGTGCTCGTGAACGTCCTCGGCAACGACACCGATCCCGCCGGCGGCATCCTGGTGGTCCAGTCGGTCACGGCCGCACCCGACAGTGGCGTGACCGCGGCGGTGCTCGGCCACGAGACCGTTCGCATCACCGATCAGGGCTCGCTCAGCCAGCAGACCCGCGTGTCGTACACCATCTCCAACGGCGACCAGTCGGCGACCGGCGAGATCGTCGTGATCCCGATCCCCGCCCCCGATCGTCTGCGACCCCCGATCGCGAACAACGACACCGCCGTCGTGCGCGTCGGGGATGTCGTGACGATCGATGTGCTCGCCAACGACTCGCACCCCAACGGCGACACGATCCACGTCGCGCCCGACCTCGTGCCGCCGCTCATCGAGGAGGCCGACGGCCAGATCTTCGTGTCGGAGGACAAGCTGCGCTTCCGCGCCGGCGATGAGCCGAAGACGGTGAACGCGACGTACGAGGCCGTCGACAGCTCCGGCCAGCGCGCCGGTGCGTACGTGACGATCCAGATCCTGCCCCGGCAGGACGACGTCAACGCCGCGCCCCGCCCGCGCGATCTGACGGCCCGCACCCTCAGCGGCTCGAAGGTGACGATCCCGGTGCCGCTGGACGGCATCGACGAGGACGGCGACTCGGTCGAGCTCATCGGTCTCGCCAGCTCGCCCGGCAAGGGCCGCATCGTCAGCACCGGCTCGAACTCGTTCGAGTACGAGGCGTTCGACACCAGCACGGGCTCCGACTCGTTCACCTACCGTGTGCGCGACCGGCTCGGTCAGGAGGGCACGGCTCGCATCCAGGTGGGGATCGCGCCCGCCGAGACGACGAACCAGGCGCCGTACGCGGTGAAGGACTCCGTCATCATGCGTCCCGGCAGACAGGTCGCGGTGTCGGTGCTGCAGAACGACTCCGACCCCGACGGGGATCTGTTCAACTTCGCCGCCGACGCTCTCGAGGTGCCCGACGTCGACGGTCTCGCCGCCGAGGTCTCGGGCGAGCAGATCGTCATCACGGCGCCCGACGTGCCGATGAACACGAGCATCCAGTACACGATCGAGGACACTCGCGGGTTGACGGCCACCGCTCCGGTGCAGATCACGATCGAGGAGGACGTGCCGCTGCAGCGGCCGATCGCCCGAGACGACCGGGTGCGCGCCGAGGACGTCGACGAGAACGGCGTCTCGCAGGTCGCCGTGCTCGACAACGACGACGACCCCGACGGCACCCGCTCCGCTTTGGATGTGACCCTCGGCACCGGTGGCGAGAACGCCACCGTCCGGCCCGACGGTGGGGTGTCGGTGCAGCTGACCGAGCAGCGCCAGCTCATCACCTACTTCATCACCGACGAGGACGGACTCTCGGCCGCCGCCTTCATCCACGTGCCCGCGCTGGTCGAACTGCCGCCGAGCCTCATCACGACCGAGGGTGTCGAGGTCAAGAGCGGCGAGACGATCGAGCTGCCCCTGGCCGACTACGTCCGCGCATCGGGCGGCCGCGAGGTCGTCGTCACCGAGGCCGAGAAGGTCACCGCGACCCACTCCAACGGCGCCTCGCTCGTCAAGGACGAGCGGACGCTCGTCTACACCTCGGCGGCCGAGTACTTCGGTCAGGACGCCCTGACCTTCGAGGTCACCGACGGGACCGGTCCCGACGACCCGGCGGGCCGCAAGGCGACCCTGATGATCCCGATCACAGTGACGCCGCCCGACAACCGCCCGCCGACGATGATCGGCGCTCAGATGGAGGCGGCCCAGGGCGAGGATGCCCGCACCCTCGATCTCGCCGCGCTCGCGACCGACCCCGACCCCGGCGATGCCGAGAACCTCCGCTTCTCCCTCGTCGGCGGCGCCCCCGACGGCCTCACCGCATCGGTCGACGGCTCGGTGCTCTCGGTCTCGGCCGGCACCGATGTCGCCAAGGGCACGGCCCTTCCCGTGCAGGTCAGCGTCACCGACGGCGAGTCCGACCCCGTGACCGCGACGATCACCGTCACCATCACGGCGTCGACCCGTCCGCTGGCGACTGCGAACGACGACATCATCGCGCAGGCCGATCAGGGCGCGACGATCTCGGTCCCGGTGCTCGACAACGACGTGAACCCGTTCCCGGGCGATGCCCTGAAGGTCGTCGGCGCCTACACGGAGACGACCGGTGGCGACGCCATCGTCTCGGGCGACCGCGTCGAGGTGACCAGCCGCGACGACTTCGTCGGGACGCTGGTCGTGCGCTACCGCATCCAGGATGCCACCGGCGATCCCGACCGCGAGGTCGAGGGGCACATCCGGATCACCGTGCAGGGACGTCCGGACGCACCGGGCAAGCCCACCGTCACGAGCGTCGAGAGCCGCACCGTGGTGATGTCGTGGTCGCCCCCGATCGACAACGGCGCGCCCATCACGGGCTACACCGTCCGCTCGGCCGCGGGCGGCTACACCAAGGAGTGCCGTTCGACGACGTGCACCCTCGACGGCCTGACCAACAACGTCGAGTACAACTTCATCGTCACCGCGGCCAACCGCGTCGGAGAGTCCGACCCGTCGCTGCCGTCCGAGACCGCGCGTCCCGACCAGCGTCCCGACACGCCCAACCCGCCGAGCCTCGCGTTCGGCGACCGCAGCCTGCAGGTCTCGTGGACCGTTCCCCGCACCGAGGGGTCGCCCGTCGAGAGCTACAGCCTGCAGATCTCGCCCGCCCCGCCCTCGGGCGTCGCCGAGAAGGCGGGCGTGACGGGCACGTCGCTCACGTGGGACGGCCTGCAGAACGGCGTCCAGTACCAGGTGCGCGTCCGCGCCCACAACCGTGCGCCCGAGCCGTCGGGCTGGAGCGTCTGGTCGCAGTCGATGGTGCCGGCGGGCAAGCCGGATGCCGCCGGCGCGCCGTCGACGCAGCGCATCGACTCGGTCGGAGCCCGCACGCAGATGCAGGTGTCGTGGAAGGCGCCGGCCGATAACGGCGATGCGATCGCGGGATACGAGCTCCGGGTGATCCGCGGCGGCAACGTCCTCCAGACGATCGCCGTTCCCGCCGGGCAGATGAGCCAGGCGGTCACGGTCGACACCTCGACGTCGGACTACACCTTCGATGTCCGTGCCAGGAACAAGGCCGGCTGGGGCGACCGAAGCGCGCCGTCCGCGCCGCGGCGCGCCTTCACACCGCCCGGAGCGCCCACGGGGGTCTCGGCCGCCGAGGGCGACAACCAGGTCACGGTGTCGTGGACGGCGGGTGCGCTCAACGGGGCCAACCCGGGCGAGGTCAGCTATCAGTATTCGGTCAACAACGCCGGATGGAGCTCGAACTGGGCAGCGGGCGGCAACAACGGCTCGGGGACGATCAGCGGCTCGCAGGTCGCCAACAACGGCACCTACTCGGTCCGGATACGCGCGGTCGCCAGCGCGGACGCATCGACGTACGCCGGCGACCCGTCGGCCGCGTCGAACCAGGTGGCACCCTACGGGCAGATCGGCAACCCCACGGCCAGCGCGACGCGTGACGGCAATCGGGTGACCGTGTCGTGGACCTCGCCGGCGCGCAACGGGCGGGACATCACGACCGAGATCAGCATCAACGGCGGAGGCTGGCAGCGGGTCGAGGCCAACGGGTCCAGCCCGCGCGGGGACGTCGGGTACAGCAGCACGCAGACCATCGACGTGCGAACGAGTGCCGCGGGCAGTTCGCCGACCACGGCGCGCGCCGAGGTCCGCACCCCCGACGCTCCGCCGCCCCCGCAGCCGCGTGCCTGGGTCGAGAAGGGCACGCCGGTCGGCGGCTGCGTGAACGGCTGCTACCGCCTGCGCGTGCACACCTCGGACTTCCCGGGCGGCAGCTACTCGGTGGACTGCTACGACGCCGGGCGCAAGTTCAACACCTGGAGCGGCCCGTACAACGTGCCCGCCAACGGCACCGTCGAGCTGCAGTGCTACATCGGGGCTGACGGCCGCGACGTCTACGCCAAGATCATCGGCTGGGGCGACACCGAGCACGCCCGCTGGTAG
- a CDS encoding AAA family ATPase translates to MSMTPEQAAWFRDTFARLIDNVDAALLGKREVVALVLSAMIAEGHVLLEDAPGTGKTSLAKAIAASVQGTSNRIQFTPDLLPSDVTGVTIYDQQNKRFEFHRGPVFSSIVLADEINRASPKTQSALLEVMEESRVTVDGVAHEVGRPFLVIATQNPIEQAGTYKLPEAQLDRFMIKTSIGYPTLAVSERILVGAVDRNPSASLKPVITTKAVGEMADLAATVHIDPVVARYAAQIVEATREASATRLGVSVRGAIAMIRIAKVYAAAQGRHYVVPDDIKLLAVPVWAHRLVLDPEAEFTGTTAETVMNNALADVEAPLARADA, encoded by the coding sequence ATGAGCATGACACCCGAGCAGGCAGCGTGGTTCCGCGACACCTTCGCGCGCCTGATCGACAACGTCGACGCCGCCCTCCTCGGCAAGCGCGAGGTCGTCGCGCTCGTGCTCTCGGCGATGATCGCCGAGGGGCACGTGCTGCTCGAGGACGCACCGGGAACCGGCAAGACGAGCCTGGCGAAGGCGATCGCCGCCAGTGTGCAGGGAACGTCGAACCGGATCCAGTTCACGCCCGACCTGCTGCCCTCCGACGTGACCGGCGTGACGATCTACGACCAGCAGAACAAGCGCTTCGAGTTCCACCGCGGCCCGGTCTTCTCGTCGATCGTGCTGGCCGACGAGATCAACCGCGCGTCGCCGAAGACCCAGTCGGCGCTGCTGGAGGTCATGGAGGAGTCGCGGGTCACCGTCGACGGCGTGGCGCACGAGGTGGGGCGGCCGTTCCTGGTGATCGCGACCCAGAACCCCATCGAGCAGGCCGGCACGTACAAGCTGCCCGAGGCCCAGCTCGACCGCTTCATGATCAAGACCTCCATCGGCTACCCCACCCTCGCGGTGTCGGAGCGCATCCTCGTGGGCGCCGTGGACCGCAACCCGTCGGCGAGCCTGAAGCCCGTCATCACGACCAAGGCGGTCGGCGAGATGGCCGACCTCGCGGCGACGGTGCACATCGATCCGGTCGTCGCCCGCTATGCGGCACAGATCGTCGAGGCGACGCGCGAGGCCTCCGCTACGCGCCTGGGGGTGTCGGTGCGCGGCGCGATCGCGATGATCCGCATCGCCAAGGTCTACGCGGCGGCACAGGGACGCCACTACGTCGTGCCCGATGACATCAAGCTGCTCGCCGTGCCCGTCTGGGCGCACCGGCTCGTGCTCGACCCCGAGGCGGAGTTCACCGGCACCACCGCCGAGACGGTCATGAACAACGCCCTCGCCGACGTCGAGGCGCCGCTCGCGCGGGCGGACGCCTGA
- a CDS encoding DUF58 domain-containing protein produces MTTPPPASTSTRRGRRGRGAGAGDSAGTTSGAAVEADAATLGATTRDADATVRVGTTTLAADAAPVNAEAPSRIVVLRERAEAWWAIALRYIRAVTRTIRPLGWVLLAATVVLWVVALRFGWQEMTIAAVILTTIIVISIPFLFGGTAYDVDLDLTRTHVIVGERAIGGLTLVNATSRSILPSRVVLPVGSGRGEFDVPRLSPKGVHEELFAIPTTARGVLAVGPVSVLRGDPLGLFERSNDRRNAVDLYVHPRTTPLEGLSLGRLRDLEGLPSTQLALDDVSFHALREYQPGDDLRHVHWKSTARVGDLMIRQYEETRRSHFVLGLSTFAGDYADPEEFELAISAAGSIGLRALRDSRMLEARTQRGPLRTQGPRRMLDNLSQLEYSRQRDGGIVALAGTIAANAHDIAIIVLFCGSGTDSSELKLACSRLPQGVRVLAIVADTSIEVPLLRRVGDADVISLSALDQLAPAMRKVLS; encoded by the coding sequence ATGACCACACCCCCGCCCGCCTCGACGTCGACACGTCGCGGCCGCCGGGGCCGAGGTGCCGGCGCGGGCGACAGCGCGGGCACGACCTCCGGCGCAGCGGTCGAGGCGGATGCCGCCACGCTGGGGGCGACGACCCGGGATGCCGACGCCACCGTGCGCGTCGGGACGACCACGCTCGCAGCCGACGCCGCGCCCGTGAACGCCGAGGCGCCGTCCCGCATCGTGGTCCTGCGCGAGCGCGCCGAGGCCTGGTGGGCGATCGCACTGCGGTACATCCGCGCGGTGACCCGCACCATCCGCCCGCTGGGGTGGGTGCTGCTGGCGGCGACGGTCGTGCTGTGGGTGGTCGCGTTGCGCTTCGGGTGGCAGGAGATGACCATCGCGGCGGTGATCCTCACGACGATCATCGTCATCAGCATCCCCTTCCTCTTCGGAGGCACCGCCTACGACGTCGACCTCGATCTGACGCGCACGCACGTCATCGTCGGGGAGCGCGCGATCGGTGGGCTCACCCTCGTCAACGCGACGTCCCGGTCGATCCTGCCCTCCCGCGTCGTGTTGCCCGTCGGCTCGGGGCGCGGCGAGTTCGACGTTCCGCGGCTGTCGCCGAAGGGTGTTCACGAGGAGCTCTTCGCCATCCCGACCACTGCTCGCGGCGTGCTCGCCGTGGGCCCGGTGAGCGTGCTGCGCGGCGATCCTCTCGGGCTCTTCGAGCGCAGCAACGACCGGCGCAACGCCGTCGACCTGTACGTGCACCCGCGCACGACACCCCTCGAAGGACTCTCGCTGGGGCGTCTGCGCGACCTCGAGGGGCTCCCCTCGACGCAGCTCGCCCTCGACGATGTGTCGTTCCACGCCCTGCGGGAGTATCAGCCGGGCGATGACCTGCGCCACGTCCATTGGAAGTCGACGGCCCGCGTCGGCGACCTCATGATCCGTCAGTACGAGGAGACGCGACGTTCGCACTTCGTCCTCGGGCTGTCGACCTTTGCGGGCGACTACGCCGATCCGGAGGAGTTCGAGCTCGCGATCTCGGCGGCCGGCTCGATCGGGCTGCGCGCGCTGCGCGATTCCCGCATGCTCGAAGCACGGACCCAGCGCGGACCACTGCGCACGCAGGGGCCGCGCCGGATGCTCGACAACCTGTCGCAGCTGGAGTACTCGCGCCAGCGCGACGGCGGCATCGTCGCCCTGGCCGGAACCATCGCGGCGAACGCCCACGACATCGCCATCATCGTGCTCTTCTGCGGCTCGGGCACCGACTCGAGCGAGCTCAAGCTCGCCTGCTCGCGCCTGCCGCAGGGCGTGCGCGTGCTCGCGATCGTCGCCGACACCTCCATCGAGGTGCCGCTGCTGCGCCGGGTCGGCGACGCGGACGTCATCTCGCTGAGCGCACTGGATCAGCTCGCGCCGGCGATGCGGAAGGTGCTCTCGTGA